In one Fundulus heteroclitus isolate FHET01 chromosome 3, MU-UCD_Fhet_4.1, whole genome shotgun sequence genomic region, the following are encoded:
- the fam131bb gene encoding protein FAM131B isoform X2: MGCIGSRRLTADGVPVQKDGEQHGRSEFSWEGINLSMEDTTSILPRLKRNSNAYGIGALAKSSLSGVSRTMKERVTKPTAMAQGRVAHMIEWQNWGMQTVGAGGIPQSRISTQEREKERRAENDAYSDLSDGEKEARFAAGILQQFAISEATLLAWSSMDGESPRSGSNQGSVAHLSEVNQESITSRDQILHQSSAEVWPRTYVSQGHYCLSSSDAWEPTNNDPSGVASPPAGSYIMGSDGYDGQSAAHLLSQQQQQQQQQQQQYNLQQQSQLQQFQQLQQIQQYQQQQLLQYQQQQALDHRLHSANHSLQATPNSTIHSLVHHVHPPLVDLWSTGQMEAYHAEAGGYMGVAAVVESGLCVPAGEEVVGTEHSPLLEQQEEEQVKEEDITLSLEQESAMLTPPTQQGDASGGSSPGQPPAEPMTERKASDVTSGLIQMLEEKEEEEGEDGPPVSMTTN; the protein is encoded by the exons CGGCGGATGGCGTGCCAGTCCAAAAGGATGGGGAGCAG CATGGACGTTCAGAGTTTTCATGGGAAGGAATCAAT CTGTCCATGGAGGACACCACATCAATCCTGCCTCGGCTCAAGAGGAACTCAAATGCCTATGGCATCGGGGCTTTGGCTAAGTCTTCTCTGTCAG GAGTCTCCCGCACCATGAAGGAAAGAGTAACCAAGCCCACAGCCATGGCCCAAGGTCGTGTTGCTCACATGATCGAGTGGCAGAACTGGGGAATGCAGACGGTCGGTGCAGGAGGTATCCCCCAGTCCCGCATCAGCACCCAGGAGCGGGAGAAGGAGCGGCGGGCCGAGAACGACGCCTACAGCGACCTCAGCGACGGAGAGAAGGAGGCTCGGTTCGCTGCAG GCATCCTGCAGCAGTTTGCGATCTCAGAGGCGACGCTCTTGGCGTGGTCGTCGATGGACGGAGAGAGCCCACGGTCGGGTTCAAACCAGGGCAGCGTAGCTCACCTGAGCGAGGTCAACCAGGAGAGCATCACCAGTCGAG ATCAGATACTACACCAGTCCTCAGCAGAGGTGTGGCCTCGCACGTACGTTTCACAGGGCCACTACTGCCTCTCGTCCTCCGACGCCTGGGAACCGACCAACAACGACCCATCCGGCGTGGCGTCTCCGCCGGCCGGCTCCTACATCATGGGGTCGGACGGCTACGACGGCCAGTCGGCGGCTCACCTCctgtcccagcagcagcagcagcagcagcagcagcagcagcagtacaACCTCCAGCAGCAGAGTCAACTCCAGCAGTTCCAGCAGCTTCAACAGATCCAGCAGTACCAgcaacagcagctgctgcagtaTCAGCAACAACAG GCCCTGGACCACAGGCTGCACAGCGCCAACCACTCTCTGCAGGCGACACCCAACAGCACCATCCACAGCCTGGTTCATCACGTCCACCCTCCGCTGGTTGATCTGTGGAGCACGGGGCAGATGGAGGCCTATCATGCAGAAGCCGGCGGCTACATGGGCGTGGCGGCGGTGGTGGAGTCGGGCCTGTGCGTTCCAGCTGGAGAGGAGGTGGTGGGAACCGAGCACTCGCCGctgctggagcagcaggaggaggagcaggtcAAG GAAGAAGATATAACCCTGTCCCTGGAACAGGAGTCGGCCATGTTGACTCCACCCACGCAACAAGGGGATGCCTCTGGAGGCAGTAGTCCGGGGCAACCGCCGGCAGAGCCAATGACAGAGCGGAAGGCCTCCGATGTCACCTCTGGTCTCATTCAGATGCTGGAGgaaaaggaagaggaggaaggggaGGACGGGCCACCTGTCTCCATGACCACCAACTGA
- the fam131bb gene encoding protein FAM131B isoform X3 — protein MGCIGSRRLTADGVPVQKDGEQLSMEDTTSILPRLKRNSNAYGIGALAKSSLSGVSGVSRTMKERVTKPTAMAQGRVAHMIEWQNWGMQTVGAGGIPQSRISTQEREKERRAENDAYSDLSDGEKEARFAAGILQQFAISEATLLAWSSMDGESPRSGSNQGSVAHLSEVNQESITSRDQILHQSSAEVWPRTYVSQGHYCLSSSDAWEPTNNDPSGVASPPAGSYIMGSDGYDGQSAAHLLSQQQQQQQQQQQQYNLQQQSQLQQFQQLQQIQQYQQQQLLQYQQQQALDHRLHSANHSLQATPNSTIHSLVHHVHPPLVDLWSTGQMEAYHAEAGGYMGVAAVVESGLCVPAGEEVVGTEHSPLLEQQEEEQVKEEDITLSLEQESAMLTPPTQQGDASGGSSPGQPPAEPMTERKASDVTSGLIQMLEEKEEEEGEDGPPVSMTTN, from the exons CGGCGGATGGCGTGCCAGTCCAAAAGGATGGGGAGCAG CTGTCCATGGAGGACACCACATCAATCCTGCCTCGGCTCAAGAGGAACTCAAATGCCTATGGCATCGGGGCTTTGGCTAAGTCTTCTCTGTCAGGTGTGTCag GAGTCTCCCGCACCATGAAGGAAAGAGTAACCAAGCCCACAGCCATGGCCCAAGGTCGTGTTGCTCACATGATCGAGTGGCAGAACTGGGGAATGCAGACGGTCGGTGCAGGAGGTATCCCCCAGTCCCGCATCAGCACCCAGGAGCGGGAGAAGGAGCGGCGGGCCGAGAACGACGCCTACAGCGACCTCAGCGACGGAGAGAAGGAGGCTCGGTTCGCTGCAG GCATCCTGCAGCAGTTTGCGATCTCAGAGGCGACGCTCTTGGCGTGGTCGTCGATGGACGGAGAGAGCCCACGGTCGGGTTCAAACCAGGGCAGCGTAGCTCACCTGAGCGAGGTCAACCAGGAGAGCATCACCAGTCGAG ATCAGATACTACACCAGTCCTCAGCAGAGGTGTGGCCTCGCACGTACGTTTCACAGGGCCACTACTGCCTCTCGTCCTCCGACGCCTGGGAACCGACCAACAACGACCCATCCGGCGTGGCGTCTCCGCCGGCCGGCTCCTACATCATGGGGTCGGACGGCTACGACGGCCAGTCGGCGGCTCACCTCctgtcccagcagcagcagcagcagcagcagcagcagcagcagtacaACCTCCAGCAGCAGAGTCAACTCCAGCAGTTCCAGCAGCTTCAACAGATCCAGCAGTACCAgcaacagcagctgctgcagtaTCAGCAACAACAG GCCCTGGACCACAGGCTGCACAGCGCCAACCACTCTCTGCAGGCGACACCCAACAGCACCATCCACAGCCTGGTTCATCACGTCCACCCTCCGCTGGTTGATCTGTGGAGCACGGGGCAGATGGAGGCCTATCATGCAGAAGCCGGCGGCTACATGGGCGTGGCGGCGGTGGTGGAGTCGGGCCTGTGCGTTCCAGCTGGAGAGGAGGTGGTGGGAACCGAGCACTCGCCGctgctggagcagcaggaggaggagcaggtcAAG GAAGAAGATATAACCCTGTCCCTGGAACAGGAGTCGGCCATGTTGACTCCACCCACGCAACAAGGGGATGCCTCTGGAGGCAGTAGTCCGGGGCAACCGCCGGCAGAGCCAATGACAGAGCGGAAGGCCTCCGATGTCACCTCTGGTCTCATTCAGATGCTGGAGgaaaaggaagaggaggaaggggaGGACGGGCCACCTGTCTCCATGACCACCAACTGA
- the fam131bb gene encoding protein FAM131B isoform X1, whose translation MGCIGSRRLTADGVPVQKDGEQHGRSEFSWEGINLSMEDTTSILPRLKRNSNAYGIGALAKSSLSGVSGVSRTMKERVTKPTAMAQGRVAHMIEWQNWGMQTVGAGGIPQSRISTQEREKERRAENDAYSDLSDGEKEARFAAGILQQFAISEATLLAWSSMDGESPRSGSNQGSVAHLSEVNQESITSRDQILHQSSAEVWPRTYVSQGHYCLSSSDAWEPTNNDPSGVASPPAGSYIMGSDGYDGQSAAHLLSQQQQQQQQQQQQYNLQQQSQLQQFQQLQQIQQYQQQQLLQYQQQQALDHRLHSANHSLQATPNSTIHSLVHHVHPPLVDLWSTGQMEAYHAEAGGYMGVAAVVESGLCVPAGEEVVGTEHSPLLEQQEEEQVKEEDITLSLEQESAMLTPPTQQGDASGGSSPGQPPAEPMTERKASDVTSGLIQMLEEKEEEEGEDGPPVSMTTN comes from the exons CGGCGGATGGCGTGCCAGTCCAAAAGGATGGGGAGCAG CATGGACGTTCAGAGTTTTCATGGGAAGGAATCAAT CTGTCCATGGAGGACACCACATCAATCCTGCCTCGGCTCAAGAGGAACTCAAATGCCTATGGCATCGGGGCTTTGGCTAAGTCTTCTCTGTCAGGTGTGTCag GAGTCTCCCGCACCATGAAGGAAAGAGTAACCAAGCCCACAGCCATGGCCCAAGGTCGTGTTGCTCACATGATCGAGTGGCAGAACTGGGGAATGCAGACGGTCGGTGCAGGAGGTATCCCCCAGTCCCGCATCAGCACCCAGGAGCGGGAGAAGGAGCGGCGGGCCGAGAACGACGCCTACAGCGACCTCAGCGACGGAGAGAAGGAGGCTCGGTTCGCTGCAG GCATCCTGCAGCAGTTTGCGATCTCAGAGGCGACGCTCTTGGCGTGGTCGTCGATGGACGGAGAGAGCCCACGGTCGGGTTCAAACCAGGGCAGCGTAGCTCACCTGAGCGAGGTCAACCAGGAGAGCATCACCAGTCGAG ATCAGATACTACACCAGTCCTCAGCAGAGGTGTGGCCTCGCACGTACGTTTCACAGGGCCACTACTGCCTCTCGTCCTCCGACGCCTGGGAACCGACCAACAACGACCCATCCGGCGTGGCGTCTCCGCCGGCCGGCTCCTACATCATGGGGTCGGACGGCTACGACGGCCAGTCGGCGGCTCACCTCctgtcccagcagcagcagcagcagcagcagcagcagcagcagtacaACCTCCAGCAGCAGAGTCAACTCCAGCAGTTCCAGCAGCTTCAACAGATCCAGCAGTACCAgcaacagcagctgctgcagtaTCAGCAACAACAG GCCCTGGACCACAGGCTGCACAGCGCCAACCACTCTCTGCAGGCGACACCCAACAGCACCATCCACAGCCTGGTTCATCACGTCCACCCTCCGCTGGTTGATCTGTGGAGCACGGGGCAGATGGAGGCCTATCATGCAGAAGCCGGCGGCTACATGGGCGTGGCGGCGGTGGTGGAGTCGGGCCTGTGCGTTCCAGCTGGAGAGGAGGTGGTGGGAACCGAGCACTCGCCGctgctggagcagcaggaggaggagcaggtcAAG GAAGAAGATATAACCCTGTCCCTGGAACAGGAGTCGGCCATGTTGACTCCACCCACGCAACAAGGGGATGCCTCTGGAGGCAGTAGTCCGGGGCAACCGCCGGCAGAGCCAATGACAGAGCGGAAGGCCTCCGATGTCACCTCTGGTCTCATTCAGATGCTGGAGgaaaaggaagaggaggaaggggaGGACGGGCCACCTGTCTCCATGACCACCAACTGA